Proteins from a genomic interval of Nitrospina gracilis Nb-211:
- a CDS encoding TolC family protein — MYRYWFVVAALCLAPSLGLAEDSPHPIFKITLNSFIQEALQNNPELAEVRQKINVLKEIPPQRESLADPMVMLGLMNLPVDTFSFRQEAMTQKQIEVTQALPYPGKLNLRSKEALQDVRIAEQTLHDLELAIIRQVKTSFYEICFLRAALDTTRQNKILLEQFVTIAESKYAVGKGIQQDVLQAQVELSKILDRLIELQQMKDQETARLNTLMDRLPQAPLHIPHGITQTPFHYTVEDLQMLAEKNRPALKEIQEAIEKMKVRRELAEKEYYPDFQVGFRYGQRQDSPFNDRPDFVSGFVGVNIPIWQKTKQDRKVAEENYRISVLRESYRKVRNKIFMEIKMLMDKEKKNRELIQLVKTGIIPQAKQSLESALAAYSVDKVDFLTLIDNQVTLLNWEIKYHRELTHYEQNLATLESLVGKSLIDLNKTER; from the coding sequence ATGTACCGATACTGGTTTGTTGTGGCCGCATTGTGCCTTGCGCCGTCTTTGGGGCTGGCTGAGGACAGTCCACACCCTATTTTCAAAATCACATTAAACAGTTTCATTCAGGAGGCGCTTCAAAACAACCCTGAATTGGCGGAGGTTCGTCAGAAAATCAACGTCCTGAAGGAAATCCCGCCGCAACGAGAATCTTTGGCAGACCCCATGGTGATGCTGGGCCTCATGAATCTGCCGGTGGACACCTTCTCTTTCCGGCAGGAGGCAATGACCCAGAAACAGATCGAGGTGACTCAGGCGCTCCCCTACCCCGGCAAATTGAACCTCCGTTCCAAAGAGGCCCTTCAGGATGTGCGCATCGCGGAGCAGACTCTGCACGACCTGGAACTGGCTATCATCCGGCAGGTAAAAACGTCTTTTTATGAAATCTGCTTCCTTCGGGCCGCCCTCGACACCACCCGGCAAAATAAAATCCTGCTGGAGCAATTCGTAACCATTGCCGAATCCAAGTACGCCGTGGGAAAAGGAATCCAGCAGGATGTTCTGCAGGCGCAGGTGGAATTATCAAAAATTCTTGATCGGCTGATAGAACTCCAGCAGATGAAGGATCAGGAAACCGCTCGCCTGAACACATTGATGGACCGTCTTCCCCAGGCGCCTCTGCATATTCCTCATGGCATCACGCAAACGCCGTTTCATTACACGGTGGAAGACTTGCAAATGCTGGCGGAGAAAAACCGGCCGGCACTCAAGGAAATTCAAGAAGCCATCGAAAAAATGAAAGTACGCAGGGAACTGGCGGAGAAAGAATACTACCCGGACTTCCAGGTGGGCTTCCGTTATGGCCAGCGTCAGGATTCGCCTTTCAACGATCGTCCCGATTTCGTATCGGGCTTTGTCGGAGTCAACATTCCTATCTGGCAAAAAACGAAGCAGGATAGAAAGGTGGCGGAGGAAAATTACCGGATCTCCGTTCTCAGGGAATCGTATCGCAAGGTCCGCAACAAGATTTTCATGGAAATCAAAATGCTGATGGACAAGGAAAAGAAAAACCGGGAGCTCATCCAACTGGTGAAAACAGGCATCATCCCCCAGGCCAAACAATCGCTGGAATCGGCGCTGGCGGCTTACAGCGTGGACAAGGTGGACTTTCTCACTCTGATTGACAACCAGGTCACCCTGCTCAACTGGGAGATCAAATACCATCGCGAATTGACTCACTATGAACAGAACCTGGCCACATTGGAAAGCCTGGTGGGGAAAAGCCTCATTGATTTGAATAAAACAGAACGGTGA
- the murJ gene encoding murein biosynthesis integral membrane protein MurJ produces the protein MDKNEKISRAAGTVGTMTLASRLFGFVRDVVIGWSFGASAAADAFFVAFRIPNIQRRILGEGAVSAAMIPVYGEYVNTRSKEDTQRFASNLFNIQTVVLVLVTLGIVALAPFVITIFAPGFLDEPGKFELTVSLTRWMGPFLIFIGLSAFCMGLLNTHGNFALPAAAPVILNIGMIVGALFISPYMDEPILGLALGVLLGAFMQLVVQLPKTFQSGLKLSAVLDWKDPGIIKVAKLLGPAIVAFGVYEVSLLIETLLASLLPGGSISYLYYANRLVQLPLGVFGVALGIAILPTLTEQASKQEFMELRGTLNFGIRWILFITIPATVGLAVLSFPIIQTLWERGEFVRATTEGTQYALIFYAVGLCAFCGMKILVSAFYSLQDTKTPMRIGIYTMILNVGLAVALMGPLKHGGLALATSLSSIANAAVLVYLLKKRLGRLGGRKIVAAILRFSFASALMGIAVHYLNAWLFVPTDSLIVRLTVLVGEVFCGAALYAGIASVMKIEEWHFLVKLIKTRKAVKARPDTLPEELP, from the coding sequence ATGGATAAAAACGAAAAAATCAGCCGGGCGGCGGGCACGGTGGGCACCATGACCCTGGCTTCCCGGCTGTTCGGGTTTGTGCGCGACGTGGTCATCGGCTGGAGTTTTGGCGCGTCGGCGGCGGCAGATGCGTTCTTCGTTGCCTTTCGCATTCCCAACATCCAGCGCCGCATCCTGGGGGAAGGCGCGGTGAGCGCCGCCATGATTCCGGTTTACGGCGAGTACGTCAACACCCGAAGCAAAGAAGACACTCAGCGTTTCGCCTCCAACCTGTTCAACATCCAGACCGTGGTGTTGGTACTGGTCACGCTGGGCATCGTCGCGCTGGCGCCGTTCGTCATCACCATCTTCGCACCGGGGTTTCTCGACGAGCCCGGCAAGTTCGAACTCACCGTTTCCCTCACCCGCTGGATGGGGCCGTTTCTGATTTTCATCGGGCTCAGCGCGTTCTGCATGGGCCTGCTCAACACGCACGGCAACTTCGCCCTGCCCGCCGCCGCGCCGGTGATCCTCAACATCGGCATGATCGTGGGCGCGCTGTTCATTTCGCCGTACATGGACGAACCGATTCTTGGCCTGGCGCTGGGCGTCCTGCTGGGTGCGTTCATGCAACTGGTGGTGCAGTTGCCGAAAACGTTTCAAAGCGGACTGAAACTGTCGGCCGTCCTCGACTGGAAAGATCCTGGCATCATCAAAGTGGCCAAACTGCTCGGACCCGCCATCGTCGCCTTCGGCGTGTATGAGGTGAGCCTGCTGATCGAAACCCTGCTGGCGTCGCTGTTGCCGGGCGGTTCGATCTCCTACCTCTATTACGCCAACCGGCTGGTGCAGTTGCCGCTGGGCGTGTTCGGCGTGGCGCTGGGCATCGCCATTCTGCCAACGCTCACCGAGCAGGCGTCGAAGCAGGAGTTCATGGAGTTGCGCGGCACGCTGAACTTCGGCATCCGCTGGATCCTGTTCATCACCATCCCCGCGACGGTGGGACTCGCGGTGCTCAGTTTCCCCATCATCCAGACTCTTTGGGAGCGCGGCGAGTTCGTCCGCGCCACCACCGAGGGCACACAGTACGCACTGATCTTCTACGCCGTCGGTCTGTGCGCCTTCTGCGGTATGAAGATTCTGGTCTCCGCCTTCTACTCGTTGCAGGACACCAAAACGCCGATGCGCATCGGCATCTACACCATGATTTTGAACGTGGGGCTGGCGGTGGCGCTGATGGGTCCGTTGAAACACGGCGGGCTGGCCCTGGCAACGTCGCTTTCCTCCATCGCCAACGCGGCGGTGCTGGTGTACCTGCTCAAAAAGCGGCTGGGGCGGCTGGGCGGACGCAAAATCGTCGCGGCCATCCTGCGCTTCTCGTTTGCCTCGGCGCTGATGGGCATTGCGGTGCATTACCTGAATGCCTGGCTGTTTGTGCCTACCGACAGCCTGATCGTGCGGTTGACGGTGCTGGTCGGCGAGGTGTTCTGCGGCGCGGCGCTCTATGCGGGCATCGCCTCGGTGATGAAAATCGAGGAATGGCATTTTCTGGTTAAGCTCATCAAAACCCGCAAAGCCGTCAAAGCCCGGCCGGACACCCTGCCCGAAGAACTTCCCTGA
- a CDS encoding efflux RND transporter periplasmic adaptor subunit, giving the protein MTDEETNNKPPEESKKDDEGAAGGKASDSESKPDGEEILFPLVKQLEIKAELPPEQKRFRWLNLVLLFVLVAGFYFIGLLTGPSQWENTKRAFSEFISFSKERIIPIKNEVAEYIEEKIQRPETPQGAKREGSGTEKQTAPMPGMKQEKEGRKVKYWQAPMDPSYKRDKPGKSPMGMDLIPVYEDETEDSAIKINPTVVQNIGVKTEKVRVRKLTHEIRTTGTLTYDERKVHHIHTKFGGWIEKLYVDFTGQEVENDDVLMEIYSPDLVTTQEEFLLALKYKESLKNSEFPDITRGANTLLETTRKRLKLFDVAEHQIEELAQTRQIKKTMHIHSPVRGFVVKKTAQEGMFVEPGKSLYTIADLSNIWVMADIYEYEQPWVKIGQEATMNLPYFPGKQFKGKVTYIDPFLDPKTRTIKVRMEFENPEWTLKPDMYANVTLKSPLAKEGVAVPEQAVIRSGEMDMVVVQNKEGRFETRQVALGVEADGYYQVLKGLKSGETVVTSSGFLIDSESRLREAMDKLDSTEESGQKESKKKAGKLELKLDNTKTAHQH; this is encoded by the coding sequence ATGACCGACGAAGAAACAAACAACAAACCGCCTGAAGAAAGCAAAAAAGACGACGAAGGCGCCGCAGGCGGAAAGGCTTCGGATTCCGAATCCAAACCGGATGGAGAGGAGATCCTGTTCCCTCTTGTAAAACAGCTGGAAATCAAAGCCGAGCTTCCCCCCGAACAGAAGCGTTTCCGTTGGCTCAACCTGGTGCTATTGTTCGTTTTGGTGGCGGGTTTTTATTTTATCGGGCTTTTGACCGGACCATCGCAATGGGAAAACACCAAACGCGCTTTTTCTGAATTCATTTCATTCTCCAAGGAGCGGATCATCCCCATCAAAAACGAAGTGGCCGAATACATTGAGGAGAAAATCCAAAGGCCCGAGACCCCACAAGGCGCCAAGCGGGAAGGTTCGGGAACGGAAAAGCAGACGGCTCCCATGCCGGGGATGAAGCAGGAAAAGGAAGGCAGAAAGGTCAAATACTGGCAGGCCCCGATGGACCCCAGTTACAAACGGGACAAACCCGGGAAAAGCCCAATGGGCATGGATCTCATCCCGGTTTATGAAGACGAGACGGAAGATTCCGCAATAAAAATTAACCCGACAGTCGTGCAAAACATAGGCGTCAAAACGGAAAAAGTAAGAGTCCGGAAACTCACCCATGAAATCCGCACCACCGGCACTCTCACTTATGACGAGAGGAAGGTACATCATATCCATACCAAATTCGGTGGCTGGATTGAGAAACTGTACGTCGATTTTACCGGGCAGGAGGTGGAAAACGACGACGTGCTCATGGAAATTTACAGCCCGGATCTTGTGACCACCCAGGAGGAGTTCCTGCTCGCATTGAAATACAAGGAATCTTTAAAGAACAGCGAATTTCCGGATATCACCCGCGGTGCAAACACATTGCTTGAGACCACTCGAAAGCGCCTCAAGCTGTTTGATGTCGCGGAGCATCAGATTGAAGAGCTGGCTCAAACCCGGCAAATCAAGAAGACCATGCACATTCACTCCCCCGTCCGGGGTTTTGTGGTTAAAAAGACGGCCCAGGAAGGGATGTTTGTGGAACCCGGGAAAAGCCTTTACACCATTGCTGACCTTTCCAATATCTGGGTGATGGCCGACATTTATGAATACGAACAGCCTTGGGTGAAAATCGGCCAGGAAGCAACGATGAACCTGCCTTACTTTCCCGGAAAGCAGTTCAAGGGCAAAGTGACGTACATCGACCCGTTCCTCGATCCCAAAACCCGAACCATCAAAGTCCGCATGGAGTTTGAAAATCCCGAATGGACCCTCAAGCCGGACATGTACGCCAACGTCACCTTGAAATCTCCTCTGGCCAAGGAGGGAGTGGCGGTCCCGGAGCAGGCGGTGATCCGTTCCGGAGAAATGGATATGGTCGTGGTTCAGAACAAAGAAGGACGGTTCGAAACCAGGCAGGTGGCACTGGGGGTGGAAGCCGACGGATACTACCAGGTGCTCAAAGGATTGAAATCGGGTGAAACGGTGGTGACTTCATCCGGTTTTCTGATCGATTCCGAAAGTCGGCTGAGGGAAGCCATGGACAAACTGGACAGTACGGAAGAATCGGGGCAGAAGGAAAGCAAAAAGAAAGCCGGCAAACTCGAATTGAAACTGGATAACACGAAAACCGCTCATCAGCACTGA
- a CDS encoding AAA family ATPase, producing MKDDVKSTNIKHETATIGGIHLTLSPHDDSEVTWIGQEEILRQILACWMVVAEKDLPLSPRIIGMPGIGKTTLCMVAAHKRSQPLYIFQCTSDTRPEDLLVTPVLAENGRISYHASPLVTAMIQGGICILDEGNRMNEKSWASLAPLLDHRRYVESIIAGIQIKAHPEFRACVTMNNDESTFEIPDYILSRLQPTLQLQMPSQQDEMAILKYHLPFAEEDLLDMTVRFLQRSHQLDLDFSPRDGIHILQYAIKRLKQDQDHPISKDAIWSEAVEKVLGEEALNLDRLAERKSRALGNDRLPMGLGDFFFGDDNPLHPDMDR from the coding sequence ATGAAGGACGACGTCAAAAGCACCAATATAAAGCATGAGACCGCCACCATCGGCGGCATTCACCTGACCCTGAGCCCCCACGATGACAGTGAGGTGACCTGGATAGGCCAGGAGGAAATCCTGCGCCAGATTCTCGCCTGCTGGATGGTGGTGGCGGAAAAGGATCTGCCGCTGTCGCCGCGCATCATCGGCATGCCGGGCATCGGCAAAACCACGCTCTGCATGGTGGCCGCGCATAAGCGCAGCCAGCCACTCTACATTTTTCAATGCACCAGCGACACACGTCCCGAGGATCTGCTGGTCACGCCCGTTCTGGCCGAGAACGGCCGTATCTCGTACCACGCCTCGCCTCTGGTCACGGCCATGATCCAGGGCGGCATCTGCATTCTGGACGAAGGCAACCGAATGAACGAGAAAAGTTGGGCATCGCTTGCGCCTCTTCTCGACCACCGGCGCTACGTCGAGTCCATCATTGCAGGCATCCAGATCAAGGCGCACCCGGAGTTCCGTGCCTGCGTCACCATGAATAACGACGAATCCACCTTTGAGATTCCCGACTACATTCTGTCGCGCCTGCAACCGACCTTGCAGTTGCAGATGCCGTCACAGCAAGATGAAATGGCGATTCTGAAATATCACCTGCCTTTCGCTGAAGAAGACCTGCTCGACATGACCGTGCGGTTCCTGCAAAGGTCGCATCAGTTGGACCTCGACTTCTCCCCGCGCGACGGCATTCACATCCTCCAATACGCGATCAAGCGATTGAAGCAGGACCAGGATCACCCCATCTCCAAAGACGCCATCTGGAGCGAAGCGGTGGAAAAGGTGCTGGGCGAAGAGGCGTTGAACCTCGACCGGCTGGCGGAACGCAAAAGCCGCGCCCTGGGCAACGACCGCCTGCCGATGGGGTTGGGCGATTTCTTTTTCGGCGACGACAACCCCCTGCATCCCGATATGGATCGCTGA
- the thiD gene encoding bifunctional hydroxymethylpyrimidine kinase/phosphomethylpyrimidine kinase, translated as MNTGSSNYVRALTIAGSDSGGGAGIQADLKTFSALGCYGMSVITALTAQNTQGVTGIHDVPAGFVRQQLEAVLGDIGADAVKIGMLHNPQTIHVVAQGLKRFDVQRVVLDPVMFAKSGDRLIQDEAVAALKSQLLPLATVLTPNLKEAEALLEIKIDTDDDMEQAARLLAKMGPQAVVVKGGPPVTTGGDDCFYSNADAKGAVQWLNHAHVDTHNVHGTGCTFSSAIAAYLARGETLDDAVRHAKEYISGALENGALYRLGHGKGPVAHFFHLWKSQP; from the coding sequence ATGAATACGGGTTCTTCTAACTATGTGCGCGCGCTCACCATCGCCGGGTCGGACAGCGGCGGCGGCGCGGGCATCCAGGCCGATCTCAAAACGTTCTCCGCGCTCGGCTGTTACGGCATGTCCGTTATCACCGCTCTCACCGCGCAGAACACGCAGGGCGTCACCGGCATTCACGATGTGCCCGCCGGGTTCGTGCGCCAGCAGTTGGAGGCGGTGCTGGGCGACATCGGCGCCGATGCGGTGAAGATCGGCATGCTCCACAATCCGCAGACCATTCATGTGGTCGCCCAGGGCCTCAAGCGGTTCGATGTTCAGCGCGTGGTGCTTGATCCGGTCATGTTCGCCAAAAGCGGCGACCGCTTGATCCAGGACGAGGCCGTCGCGGCGTTGAAATCGCAACTGCTCCCGCTGGCTACGGTGTTGACGCCGAACCTCAAGGAAGCGGAAGCGTTGCTGGAAATCAAAATCGATACCGATGACGACATGGAACAGGCCGCCCGCCTCCTGGCGAAGATGGGTCCGCAAGCGGTGGTGGTGAAGGGGGGACCTCCGGTGACGACGGGTGGCGACGACTGTTTTTATTCCAACGCGGATGCAAAGGGAGCCGTTCAGTGGCTGAATCACGCACATGTGGACACGCACAACGTCCACGGCACTGGGTGCACATTTTCATCTGCGATTGCGGCGTATCTGGCCCGGGGAGAGACCTTGGACGACGCCGTGCGCCATGCGAAAGAATACATCTCCGGCGCGTTGGAGAACGGCGCGCTGTACCGGCTGGGTCACGGCAAGGGGCCGGTCGCCCACTTTTTTCATTTGTGGAAATCACAACCTTGA
- the tenA gene encoding thiaminase II: MSFTQDAWASITGIYQDILDHPFNRELGEGTLKEERFQFYMKQDSLYLEDFARALAIAASKAPTPDDIVLLLDFSKGAIVAERSLHQFYFDFFKIQLDAEREPGCFTYTKFLLSTASHESYEVGIAALLPCFWIYREVGLHIHKNAKPDNTYQNWIDMYSSPEFSAVVDQAIDLTDRVAEGVNAPTREAMMDAFIKSTQLEWMFWDCAYHMRTWASASLHSS, encoded by the coding sequence ATGTCATTCACGCAAGACGCCTGGGCTTCCATCACCGGCATATACCAGGACATCCTCGACCATCCGTTCAACAGGGAACTGGGGGAGGGCACGCTGAAGGAAGAACGTTTTCAGTTCTACATGAAACAGGACTCGCTGTACCTCGAAGACTTTGCTCGCGCCCTGGCCATCGCCGCCTCGAAAGCGCCGACACCGGACGATATCGTGCTACTTCTCGACTTCTCCAAAGGCGCGATCGTCGCTGAGCGGTCCTTGCACCAATTCTATTTCGACTTCTTCAAGATCCAGCTCGACGCCGAACGCGAGCCGGGTTGCTTCACTTACACGAAGTTTCTGCTGTCCACCGCATCGCACGAAAGTTACGAAGTCGGCATCGCCGCATTGCTTCCCTGTTTCTGGATTTATCGCGAGGTGGGACTGCACATCCATAAAAACGCCAAGCCCGACAATACTTATCAGAACTGGATCGACATGTATTCAAGCCCGGAGTTCAGCGCTGTGGTCGATCAGGCCATCGACCTCACCGACCGCGTGGCCGAGGGAGTGAATGCGCCCACACGCGAGGCGATGATGGATGCGTTCATCAAGTCAACGCAGTTGGAATGGATGTTCTGGGATTGCGCATATCACATGCGGACATGGGCGTCCGCGTCGCTTCACAGTTCCTGA
- a CDS encoding efflux RND transporter permease subunit produces MLKRIIGASLKNRFLVLLGALGIFVWGVYSMKTINLDAIPDLSDVQVIVFTEYPGQAPQIIEDQITYPLTTTMLAVPYAKVVRGYSYFGLSFVYIIFEDGTDLYWARSRVLEQLNFISKRLPQGVTPSLGPDATGVGWVYQYALVDRTGQHDLSELRSIQDWFLRYELQTVPGVSEVASIGGYVKQYQVEVDPNKLKAYDIPLTKVKHAIQRSNNDVGGRLLEMSETEYMVRGLGYIKKIEDIENIPLGVDPQGTPILMRDVGRVQLGPELRRGLAELNGEGETVGGIIVQRFGENAMDVIHKVKHKLDQLKKGLPDGVEVIEVYDRSKLIQRAIDNLKEKLIEESVAVALISIFFLLHLRSSLVAIITIPMGVLMAFIVMKYQGLNANIMSLGGIAIAIGAMIDGAIVMIENAHKHLERDHGKKNHWQIIYEAAAEVGPALFYSLLIITVSFLPVFTLEAQEGRMFSPLAFTKTYSMAASAILAITLVPVIMGYFIRGRILPEKKNPITWLLENLFRPVLWLVLRMKTVIILVAVLIVLATLIPLQKLGSEFMPPLDEGNLLYMPTTLPGISITKARQLLQQTDKIIRQFPEVKTVFGKIGRAETATDPAPLSMIETTITLKPKSAWRPGVTTDTLIEEMDAALQIPGITNVWTMPIKNRISMLSTGIKTPVGIKLAGDNLKTLQELGQRIEAIIRNVPGTASVYSERVVGGNYFDFVIDRKQAARYGLTVGDIQDTIQTAIGGMNITTTIEGLERYPVNLRYSRGLRDNISRLERVLIPTPRGEHIPMAQVARIEIKKGPPVIKTENARLNAWIYIDIKNIDVGTYVQRAQGILNQRISLPAGYNLIWSGQYEYMERAKKRLQFIVPVTLFVIFVLLYLNFRNMTESLIVMLSMPFALVGGIWYLYFLHYELSVAVGVGFIALAGVAAEIGVLVLVYIDQTYKLKRQEGNIRSKADIRDAVLQGTSERVRPILMTVVSTVGGLLPIMLGTGTGSDMMKRIAAPMVGGMISATLLTLIVLPALYNLILEIRFKRDSILNEEVSNETKMLPDDSQRVDTTLHSTH; encoded by the coding sequence ATGTTGAAACGAATCATAGGCGCTTCCCTCAAAAACCGGTTCCTGGTTTTGCTTGGCGCACTCGGGATTTTTGTCTGGGGTGTGTATTCCATGAAGACCATCAATCTGGACGCCATTCCGGACTTGAGCGACGTGCAGGTCATCGTTTTCACGGAGTACCCCGGCCAGGCGCCGCAGATTATCGAAGACCAGATCACCTATCCTCTCACCACCACCATGCTGGCGGTGCCCTATGCCAAGGTGGTCCGGGGCTATTCATACTTTGGCCTGTCGTTTGTGTACATCATCTTTGAAGACGGAACCGATTTGTACTGGGCGCGGAGCCGGGTTCTGGAACAACTGAATTTCATCTCCAAAAGACTGCCGCAGGGCGTCACCCCTTCGCTGGGCCCCGATGCCACCGGCGTCGGCTGGGTTTACCAGTACGCGTTGGTGGACCGCACCGGCCAGCATGACCTTTCGGAATTGAGATCCATCCAGGATTGGTTTTTGCGGTACGAACTGCAAACGGTTCCCGGTGTGTCCGAGGTGGCGAGCATCGGCGGTTATGTGAAGCAATACCAGGTGGAGGTCGATCCCAACAAACTGAAGGCTTACGATATTCCACTCACAAAAGTAAAGCATGCGATCCAGCGCAGTAATAACGATGTCGGCGGCCGGTTGCTGGAAATGTCCGAAACGGAGTACATGGTCCGCGGCCTGGGATACATCAAAAAAATCGAAGACATCGAGAACATTCCGTTGGGCGTGGATCCTCAGGGAACACCCATCCTGATGCGGGATGTTGGACGCGTGCAACTGGGACCGGAGCTGCGGCGCGGACTTGCAGAATTGAATGGCGAAGGGGAAACGGTGGGCGGAATCATCGTGCAGCGTTTCGGTGAAAACGCCATGGACGTCATCCACAAGGTCAAACACAAACTGGATCAATTGAAAAAGGGCCTGCCGGACGGTGTGGAAGTCATCGAGGTGTACGACCGGTCCAAGTTGATACAACGCGCCATCGACAACCTGAAAGAAAAGCTCATCGAAGAAAGCGTCGCCGTGGCCCTGATCAGTATTTTCTTTCTTCTGCATCTCCGGTCCTCGCTGGTGGCCATCATCACCATCCCGATGGGCGTCCTCATGGCGTTCATCGTCATGAAATACCAGGGCCTGAATGCGAATATCATGTCGTTGGGCGGGATTGCCATCGCCATCGGCGCCATGATCGACGGCGCCATCGTGATGATCGAAAACGCGCACAAGCATCTGGAACGCGATCATGGCAAGAAAAATCACTGGCAGATCATTTACGAGGCGGCGGCGGAAGTGGGACCCGCGCTGTTTTACAGCCTGCTGATCATCACGGTTTCTTTCTTACCGGTATTCACGCTGGAGGCGCAGGAGGGACGTATGTTCTCTCCCCTTGCGTTCACCAAGACATACTCCATGGCCGCCTCCGCCATTCTGGCGATCACCCTGGTTCCCGTCATCATGGGTTATTTCATACGGGGCCGCATTCTTCCGGAAAAGAAAAATCCCATCACCTGGTTGCTGGAAAACCTGTTCCGGCCCGTTCTCTGGCTCGTTCTGCGGATGAAGACGGTCATCATCCTGGTGGCGGTATTGATCGTGCTCGCCACTCTGATTCCCCTGCAAAAACTCGGCTCGGAGTTCATGCCACCGCTGGATGAAGGCAACCTGCTGTACATGCCCACCACTTTGCCGGGCATTTCCATCACCAAAGCCCGCCAGCTTTTACAGCAAACAGACAAGATCATCCGCCAGTTTCCGGAAGTCAAAACGGTTTTCGGAAAAATAGGCCGGGCGGAGACGGCCACCGACCCTGCCCCGCTGAGCATGATCGAAACCACCATCACCCTCAAGCCCAAGTCCGCCTGGCGACCTGGAGTGACAACGGATACCTTGATCGAGGAAATGGATGCGGCTTTACAGATTCCCGGAATCACCAACGTATGGACCATGCCCATTAAAAACCGTATCTCCATGTTGTCCACGGGGATCAAAACCCCGGTCGGCATCAAACTCGCCGGGGACAATCTGAAAACCTTGCAGGAGTTGGGACAGAGAATCGAAGCCATCATCCGCAACGTTCCCGGAACCGCGAGCGTGTATTCGGAGCGCGTGGTTGGCGGAAATTACTTCGATTTTGTCATCGACCGCAAACAGGCCGCCCGCTACGGATTGACCGTAGGCGACATACAGGACACCATTCAAACCGCGATCGGCGGCATGAACATCACCACGACCATCGAGGGGCTGGAGCGCTATCCCGTCAACCTGCGTTACAGCCGGGGACTGCGCGATAACATCAGCCGCTTGGAACGGGTCCTGATTCCCACTCCGCGCGGCGAACACATCCCCATGGCACAGGTGGCCAGAATAGAAATCAAAAAAGGCCCCCCGGTCATCAAAACCGAAAACGCGCGGTTGAATGCCTGGATTTATATCGACATCAAAAATATCGACGTGGGAACGTATGTGCAAAGGGCGCAAGGCATATTGAACCAGAGGATTTCCTTGCCGGCGGGCTACAACCTGATCTGGAGCGGCCAATACGAGTACATGGAACGGGCCAAGAAACGATTGCAGTTCATCGTCCCCGTCACTCTGTTTGTCATCTTCGTTCTGCTCTATCTGAATTTTCGCAACATGACGGAAAGCCTGATCGTCATGCTCTCCATGCCCTTTGCGTTGGTAGGTGGCATCTGGTATTTGTATTTTCTCCATTACGAACTCAGTGTTGCCGTAGGAGTGGGATTCATCGCGCTGGCAGGGGTGGCGGCGGAGATCGGTGTTCTCGTTCTGGTCTATATCGACCAGACCTACAAGCTGAAACGGCAGGAAGGAAATATTCGCTCGAAAGCGGACATCCGCGATGCCGTTCTGCAAGGCACATCGGAGCGGGTGCGACCCATCCTGATGACGGTGGTGTCCACGGTGGGTGGCCTGTTGCCCATCATGCTGGGAACCGGCACCGGCTCGGATATGATGAAGCGCATCGCCGCACCCATGGTGGGCGGCATGATTTCCGCCACGCTGTTGACCCTGATTGTTTTGCCTGCACTCTATAACCTGATTCTCGAAATCCGATTCAAACGGGATTCGATATTAAATGAAGAGGTTTCTAATGAAACAAAAATGCTTCCTGATGATTCTCAGCGTGTGGATACTACTTTGCATTCCACTCATTGA
- the thrH gene encoding bifunctional phosphoserine phosphatase/homoserine phosphotransferase ThrH yields the protein MLACLDLEGVLIPEIWIAFAEKTGIEKLRLTTRDIPDYDELMRGRLKILDENNLKLNDIQSVIGTLTPLDGAKEFLDWLKSEFQVIILSDTFYQFAGPLMAQLDYPTLFCNELVVDGDGRIADYRLRQPDGKTKAVAAFKSLNFKVIASGDSYNDTGMLKEAHAGIFFKPPESITHEFPQFPVTRTFDELKNAFIETRARVAAGC from the coding sequence ATGCTGGCCTGCCTGGACCTGGAAGGGGTGCTGATCCCGGAAATCTGGATCGCATTTGCCGAGAAAACCGGTATCGAGAAACTGCGCCTCACCACCCGCGACATCCCCGATTACGATGAGCTGATGCGGGGGCGCCTGAAAATCCTCGATGAGAACAACCTGAAGCTGAACGACATCCAGAGCGTGATCGGCACGCTGACCCCTCTGGACGGAGCGAAAGAATTTCTGGACTGGCTGAAGTCCGAGTTCCAGGTGATCATCCTCTCCGACACCTTTTACCAGTTCGCGGGACCGCTGATGGCCCAACTGGATTACCCGACGCTGTTCTGCAACGAACTGGTGGTGGACGGCGACGGCCGCATTGCCGATTACCGCCTGCGTCAGCCCGACGGCAAGACCAAGGCGGTGGCCGCATTCAAAAGCCTCAATTTCAAGGTCATCGCCTCCGGCGATTCGTACAACGATACCGGGATGCTGAAAGAAGCACACGCTGGAATCTTTTTCAAGCCGCCGGAGAGCATCACCCACGAGTTTCCGCAGTTTCCGGTGACGCGCACCTTTGACGAATTGAAGAACGCGTTCATCGAAACCCGCGCGCGGGTGGCCGCGGGTTGTTGA